DNA from Clupea harengus chromosome 2, Ch_v2.0.2, whole genome shotgun sequence:
TAATTAAGACCATAtagtgtttagtttttttttgttgttgtttttttttcactgatttATGTTCGACAATATCGTATACTTAGACttatccacatgaaacttgtgATTGTAGcccccacatggctgatacgAAATCTAAGGTTTGAGTCTCTAGGTGGGCATGTCCCTTCATGGTAGCGCCTCCCGAAGTGGGGTAGGCTTTTTGGGCAAAAGctaaatgtatgttttgcaatatgtgctgttaggtgtttttcatatactttcaacgcgtatgaattcctcccccacaagaatgtatcacattctcgccaccttcattaacacacaaatggccagcaagaccttccctgtctgctgacattcacaccttttcatatataggtAGACCCCATGCCCAGCATGCACCCAACCTACACCAtgaaccagaccacagacacacccattatgctaaattgtgtattctattgactGTAACTAAAATGTAACTTGtatgctgagtgtgttgtgttgaagaaagAATCCCGTAGAGACACCGACCGCTACGAGTGGTGAGAGAATGGACCAAGGAGCATTGAGGAGACATCGCGGCCTATGAAGACAAGGCCAACCAGAAGacaaactacactatggaccatatctcctaatctctccttctctctctctccatcgtagcgtgttgtgtgtgctcgaggtctgTTACGGAGAATAAACTGACATCACCCATCAGACCGGCATTTCATCGAGTTCTTTGCTAGGAtcacgcaaccgcaactaacgCCAGAGTTAacatagaggtctgttatattatagtataacagtggtgttttcacgggaAATCGGTTGAGCATTTCCACCCAGCTCCAACGATATCTTTCAGTGCTATATTATGATGGTTTCTAAGGGCCTCTAGTAGTGATTGGGATCTTCAGATTTGGAATAACCCTTTTCCCTATAAAAGTCTGATAAATTAACATTTTGTAGACTACTTAGTTGTATCATGGTCATACCTGAATATCCATCTAAGgaaaaagcatttttttaaatgaaatatcaGATCGGAcatgttgttaatgcaataatTATGTAGATTATGTCTCTATAATCTTTTATCATGTAACACAatccaaaaaaattaaatcataaTTTTTGGACAGTATGGTAAGATTAGCAAGGTTAGAttggttgtgaaaggtcaggctGGGTCAGTGGCAAGGAAACTGAAAGAGCATTGGATCAACACCTAGGGTTAGGGATCCTAATCTGAAGGATCGTTGGAGATGGGTGGAAACACCAACTGAAAGAGCAGCGTGTTCCGACAGATTTCAcatgaaaacaccactgttatactataatataacagAACTCTATTTTAGCTCCAAAGTTAGTTTTAGCGCAGAACTCGATAGAATGCCGGTCTGATGGGTAGGGTGTCTGTTTATTCGGCATAATCTATGCAACAGAccagaagcacacacaacacgctacgatggagagagagaaggaggtgctGGTTAGGAGatatggtccatagtgtagtttcCCTTCTGTGGTGGCCTTGTCTTCAAAGGCTACGATAACTCCTCAATGTCCCAGCATTACTCTTTGCTCTGGTCTCTCACCACACGTAGCGGTCAGAGTCTCCAGTCAGCAAACCCACAGCAGAACCTAAGTTATCTGTGTTCTGTATGGTGTTCTTTCTCCAACACCAATGTGCATAGCATACAAGGTACAAGACGAACAGACACAGCTGCCGGGTATATTAGTCTCGTAAATCCTGTATGATGGGTTATACACAGggtttttattttgtccattaaTGGGCTATTTGTTGGCAATTCAAATATATTAACTTAGCTTATTGCTTAATATGACCTCTGTAGGCAATCTACAGATATTAAATGTCACGTAAAGACAGGGTGCTTGGACTGTGAGTGGCttcttgctgtgctgtgcgcACCCGGTTGTTGGATGGCCGAGGAGGCTTTTGTCCCCAGCGGCCCTTGATTTCATAATCCTtccatgctcattctctcactttgtgcGGTGGTCATATTACGCAACGCTATGTGGTACGTCTAGTTATTACACCATTCTCAAAGAAATTGAATTATATTCTGTGGCATTACTGACTTGCTGTTATTGGGTAATTAATCAACTGAGCACAAATATTCAAATTGGTTTATCTATATACATTATTTAAAACTTCCTATCTTAGTTCTTTCTGAGAGAGGTAAACCTTAGAGGGAGCTACCATTTTATTGTTAAAACTGGCAACATATCAGCAAACTGAAAAATGacacatatttgtgtaaaaGAGGCACTGACAAGTTATTCTGTGTCCTATGTGATTAGACCGTCTGTTGAAAAATCTCCATACTTATGGACTAGATCAGGATATCAAAGGGCTGGACTTTGCAGTGGTGATAAATAACACCTTCAGTAGACACGAAGAGACTGATACTCCAACATACATTCATACTGACAAGAAATAACGTTTGTAAAAAGTAAAGCGAGGAATAAAAATGCCCCTGATTAAATCAGCGTTAGTCTGTGAGAGATGCATGAGCTGTGTTTAAACCCCTTTTCACTCCTTTTCATTTGCTCCCTATACAGTCACAGCAGTTAAGTTCTATTGCAGACTGAAGCCAGTGATGCTGCTGCAGTTTTATTTACGAGTaggttatgtgttttatgtgcatAGGGGTAACTGtcgttgttttcttgaaatggtTCATTCGAAATACAGAAATTAGTAGCCTAATTAGTAACATTTTGAAGCAGTGTGTCCCAAATGCAGGTTATTGCCGGGGCCAATTACTCATGTCATATTGTGCAGTAACTCCTCACTTGTGGTAATGCTTTTGTGTATTTAACCCAGTTTATTTCTGTGGCAGACTGGTTGTGTTTTGCAACAGTTTTGCAGTTTGCAGTTTCTCCCCTCCTCAGTGTGTCTGCTTATGTGTTCATAGCTATTGATAACACGGCCTATTGTACATACACCTATACTTTTACCTACAGAGGGTATGACCATTCATGCTCATAAGCAGAAAATAATCTATATGTTTAGCTGTGATAAAGTGTGCCGTCTGTAACTCGCCTTATCACTTGATCTATTCTTGAGGAAAGAGAATTCAGAATCTTCAGGTGAGCCCTGTATTTAAAGACAGTTGTTCACTTCCTCATACAAGTGAGAGCGATATtaacttgaaactgaaattATATCACAAGTAACATTTTCTCTTTAGAAAAAGAGAATGGAAAAAATAACTGGAAAGCCTTCTGTGATAATTTAACACAAGCACCTGCACATTTAACAGTAAATGAAACCGGGTGCTTAAATCAGAAGATGTGAAGGCAATGTTGAAAAAAGATCCAGCCACGTAAGACCATATTTGTGTAACATGCTCTAACCCACTATATGGAAATAACTAAATAGCATTCTGTGCTGTTCACTAAGCCAGTGACAATGTTTCTTATTTCATAGTCAGACTATTACTATTTGAAATAACGTTAACATCATAGATAGATATTAGATAGGCCGATAAAGACTGCTGTCTGGAGCGCAATTTTAAACTGGGAAATATTAAAGTTGGGTTATCATCGAATGTCCATAACTGCTCATTGTGTAACAGAACGATAGCTAGCTGAATCACTGACTGCACCAAAGAGAGGGAACTGGCATCTAATGTTGCAGGTCACAATGTACCATGTCAAAAATGAATGTATTATAAAAATAATGATCATGAAATCTGTTTTTAAACCTGATTATTtaagttatgtttttttttccttaccAAGACTAACTTAAagaagcattatggagttttagTCTAAAGCTActtacctaaaaaaaaaacatacaaaaaccttgtaaacaccatcaacagcccagctagcactgataaaagcttactAACATACTAACTgatgtcttttggtgatattgatggtaatgttgtgctgtgaaggtTTTTCTTaaatttttgcagggtgttccaacCAGAACCACACAACTATATAGTGCATAGCCTAGTGCTAGTTGGAATGACAagtgtgttcatctgtccttcacatgaccatattccattaaaattaatttgaagatgataccaaaagtagttgctctTTAAAAAACATTCCTCAGTGGGAAATtgctgcatagtgttgctttaaggtaATAGTTGTTGTTGGAATGAAGTGTTAGTGCATGTAAAGCATATGGTTACTATTATTGTTCCTCAAGCTGTTCATTCTGTGCTCAAAAAAACTCCACCATCTACAGACCTGTCTCAGTaattgagaaacaaacaaagaggcCCTATTCTATCGCATCAGTGGGTCTTGATTGCGACACGGAAGACAACATGAAAACAGGCTAAGAGTCCTTTTCAAGCTTTCAGACAGCGGAAAACACAGAAAGTCACACCGTGTACTGCAGATATACCTCACCAAAGCACATTCATTCAAAACTAAGAGTACACCATCGTCAGGGTCACATGGTGATCCACACAGAGTCtgtttttaaagtgagggaTGCATCCAAGGAGGTAAACCTGGGATGgataagagagatagagaggacagAAGGACCAGACAGACTGGTAAAAACCTGACAATGGACAAGCAGATCATTTCTTACCTGCCGTGTGGGTCATCATGGACAGAGCCAAGAGTTTGGTGGTCCTCCACATTCTCGTCATTCTGCCACAGCCGTtgctctttccacctctctctctctctgaacctgAGGATGTTCTGCTACCTTGACTGCTGCTGATGCTCTTCCTCCTTCACACCAAACCCCTGACTCCGCTCTCTCGGAGTAACTTGGTCGTgccaccaaacaggaagtgccTATGCAaggtagccccccccccccccccccgacattCTTGTAATGTCTCTATCAGTCTATAGATGTCCTGGTGCTGATACACAGGGTTAGCAGTATCTCAGAGGTGTATAGTTTTTTAAAGGGAGATGGGTCTAGGATTGAGTTAGAATGCTTTAACTGGCAAAATGGCTGTGCAATGGGGAAGCATCTGCATCATagtaaaccacttgttttcgccactgacgGGGTCATTATGTCAAGTGTGTGTCAACATGGAAAAGATCACCACAGAGATAGACTTGTGTGTGCTTACCTCTTTATAACTGTAAGGAAACTATAGAAAATGACTTCCTACAGTTTCTGTTTTTTAACTTTCATTTTAGAAAATGACTGCATTTTTCTGTTATTACTCAACAGGAAGAAAAGCACCCGAGATTAAGGTGGAATAATTGTCTTCAAAGGTCATTGGCCGTTTAAACCTGCCATCAACTGCTGCAGTTAAAGCATTTGGACATGTTGCTCAAAAACAAGTAAAAAcaaattgaaaatgtataaCAACATATGAAAGATTTTCCTTTGATACAACACTCTATAGCAGCCGGCCATGGCTTGGATTGAAGCATTCCTTCATTTTAATCTTTCATTTGAAGTTAGAAATCAGATTAAATTGGATATCTGCACTGTGTCTGATCTGTCATGTGAcgaacagtggagagagagatagttattTACTGGCGTTGGCAAAACTGAACCACTGAGAGTGGATTTCTGAGAATAGAGGAACACCTTTccctgttaaatgttaaatgtttcccTGTTTATTCCACACGTCTTACCTTACTTACTGCACACACTCAGCTCTTCCATGGGTTTCCACACAGGGGGGCCTTTGTactataattttcttttttaaatcacatgtttgtctgtttcaacAGAGTAATGGTTTCAGATGTCAGTCTGTTGTTCCATGACTCCTGTTCATAAAGTCTGAGTCATCACCCTAGAAAAAAACACCATAACTTTGTACTGGTTGCCATTTTGCCTGGTACATAATCTGCTCAATAATTTAGTGCCAAAGCATCTGCACCGTGAACAGTGGGGATTGAGAACCTTTAAGACAATGTTATTAGTCTTCCATACAATCTGCAAACTCCTTTGTGTGGGGCTGATTACAAGGACACAGATTAAGAGGTCATGCATGCACCAACGGTCCCGTGACTAATGGTGACTTGGATCATCTGGAATAGTCCACATGACAATGTCACATACACAATTGGCCATATACCACATCCAAATCACAGTCACAACATCTGCATATTGATTAAATTATCTCTTAAAAGGGGGAGTCGGACAAGGACCACAAGGACCACCATCAGAGTAATCGGAAGCAAAATTCTGACAACACATGTCTGAGAACAGAGGAACTCATTTCTCCAACAGTGACTTGGTgcaaatgtacagtatgtacaaaCATTATAACCTTGAGAACACAGACAAAAGAAGAGTTGTGTATACTGAGTATACTGACATATAAGCAGATCATTTATACCTATATACAGAAGTAAAACGAAAATTTATATTTACTAAATACATTACTTGTTATGAGTACCTTCTTTCTGAATCTGTGTTCTTCTTTCAGTCAATATTTACTGAAAAACAATCTATTGTAGCCCAACAATTTTCAAACATGaacaaaaaacataaatgtTACAGATGTTGCACGTTAATGTAAAATGGGCGGCAGCTGAGCAGAAGATTTAAGAAATGGCTGAGGCAGGCCCATAGGCTGCACCCACTGTCCTGGTCAGGAAGAAAGATGGCTCCTGATGCTTCTGTGACAGCTAACCCTCGAATAGATGCCCTTGACTACATTGCTGGGTCCAGCTGTTTCAGTTTTTTCCATCTCCGCTGTGACTTCTGCCAGGTAAAGCTGACCCCAGGGGCAAGGAGGTCAACCTGAGGTATGTGCAGTAGAATGAGGCAGGAGCAGGTCACCTACCACCTGCCTGACTTTATGCAGCATGTCAGCGCAGGGCCAACGGAATTTGGGGAGTCAGTTGCTACGGCAACATCAACAAGTTTGTGTCAGGAAAATGGACAAGGACACCAGGTAAGAAGGTGCATTGCCCAAGAGGTCCGACAGTAGTACATAACACAACTAATCTGCGAATCCAAAATCGACCCAGTGCTCCTAATGCCATTTGCAAGAATCCACAGCAACCAAATCAAAACAACCAACCAGAGCCAGGAGGGGTGTCTGACATAGTGTCAATCACTGCTTGGGCACACGcacgccccgcccccccctcccccgtagCTTATGTGTTATCCAAATGCCAACGCTAGTAGACTATGTAGCTATCTGTACATGTACCTTGACATATTACAGATGTGGTGATCtagcttatttgtgtgttttttgtagtTGTGAGAATGAGACATAGAGTAGTAGGATACGTTAGCAATGACAACGATTCTTTGTGCTCACCTCCAACCCTCTCTCGTGGACACGTGCTCCGGCAGTAGTCAGGCAGTGCACAGTCATGTGTTTTGAAGGAGCGGCTTCAGAGGGGTCTGAAAGAAGGGGCTGGGATTTTCCAGTTGTATACTTTCAAAATCTATCTTACTCTTGCTGGTTTCCCCAGAATCGCCTACCCAAGCGTTCAGGTAGGAGAAGGCTGACATAGCTGCAAGGAATAGGAGACCATTTTTCTTTATAGTGCCAGTGGGCACTAAATGCCTACTTAACAAGATCGACATGTGCCTGCCAGTCAGACATGTCAGTTTCATCCTGAGCAGACTGTGGGTAGTCACCACGGCTGGCATCACTCTGAAGTGCACCTAGACAGCCTGCATGTGTCTACACCAGCCCACTGAGACTGCAGTCTCTATCTGTCCAGGAGCTTTGGCAGTCGATTAAGGCTTATGTGAGAGTTTAATTTGAttaacagaaacagaaatgtaTGTCGTCTGTGCATAAAGTCCTTCCATTGTTCCTTTCTTCTGTATCCTTgtccaaataaatacaaactaaATGAGTATTTTTGATGACTGACTATAAAAATGTATGTGCGTACAGAAAAGACTGTTCATTACATCAGTATATGTAGGGTGTGCCTTAGGTTTAAATACTTAAGTACTGTATGAAACAGACAATGTACTTTCTTTAGTTGCATTGTCTGTGACAACCTGTGATTGTCCATGTCTAAAAGTATACGTATGtttgttatgtatgtttgtcCAAACCAAATCTTTGACCTTTTTTGGTatgtatttgcatttgcatttgcaaACTACCTCTAAAAATATGCTGGTTATTTCAAATAGAACTGACCTAGTGGTAAACAGcaactttcttcttcttcttcttctcacaaGATGGGCCTAATACAATTTCTTAGTAGCACATGTCTCCAGCTTTGCCACTCAGTATGTGTCCATGGGAAATGTTAATATTTTATAACTCATTGTAAAATAACTTGCTTATTTTCGGTCAGGTTCATCACACTGAAATTACTCGTATTGCTGTTACAGTTCACAAACCTTTCAATTAATGCCACACATCGCCTCTCTATGTTTTTCTTACTTTCAAGAAGTTCTAGAAAGACTTCTTTGCTCCACAAGTGGTGACACAAATGTGATGGCATGGCACAACAGCACACCAAAGCATAGGCTAGGGTGTGTGGTCAACAGAGCGAGTCAAAGGCTAAGTAGCATTATCTTGTGAAGACGTTCCAGAATATTCCTGTAAACATTTGGCATCTTCTTGCCAATTGTGCCATGTCTTCTAATTACATTGGCCTTTCCGAGTGTTCTTAGGATCAGGCACATGTACAAGACATCCAATTATACTGTTTTAGTGGACAACAGAACTAGTAGACTACTAAATCCAATTGAATATACCACATCACCTCACCCATCTCCCTCAGACACCTGAACTGTTCTGTTAAACTGTTACATTTTAGACTGTGAGATTAATTAATTTGCACCCACGAGATTCCTGTCAGGCCTCTTGTTTTCATGCCTGAGGCCTTATAGTAGCCTACTACTTAGGGTACATTTGTAAAGAGAGACCTAAACGCTGATAAATCGCGACTAGGGCTGTGCAAATAATCGAAATTCAATTACAGCTTCAATTTGAAAACAATGCAATCGAGATGAAATGATTCATGCGTTCCGTTTCGCAATGGTGCTCTCCTTTTGTCATGTGTCATAAATCCAGCGCACGCATTTCCTTTACAGCCGTGGGCGTCCACCCCTCCCAGCGTCACGGGCTCATATCCGCGTGCACAACCACAACCATTAATCCAAGGGGAAAGACTGAATGAGTAATGAGTGAATGAAAAATTGTGATGTCAATGTTGACCTAATTAATCATAATTATGATCTTGTCATAATCGAACATAAAGATTACAATATTGCTGAGTTTAAACGAAACGTGTAATAACTGTTATAGTTATGACAGCCACCAGGGGCTGCAGCATCTCTCTCCTTGTTTTGAGAACTGTTTTCTCTTACTCATTCTCACGTGACTGGGTGGTCCTAAAAGGCTGTTCACATGACCATTTTATTTCTTCTAAGCGCAGCTGAGGGGGCATCATCTCTGGCATGACAGAAAAGCAGCGGTAAAAAGCGTCGTGACCTGACACAAGTATCGAAACATATTTCAGCACAAGAGGAGCGTGAAGGACGTAAATCAGGGTGAGGTTTGCAGCAGGTGCTTGAATTCGACggaacgctgtgtgtgtgcactgtttgTAAACGAGTGCGTTGTTTGTCTACCTAGCCCTCTTGCCGTCCTGTTGGCGTTCTTCTGAGCCGAGTGCACTGAGATTCACTTTGGCAACTGACTGGAAACATGATACCTCACATTCGCAAACAACCTCTCCCCGTCGGCATAACATTCATCGTTGTGTTAGGTAAGAGCTGGTTACCGAGCATCGGGAGAGCTGGAAAGTTAGCTAGctgacgttagctagctagccatttgttgtattttcagcattgtgtttttgttgtaaaCCAATCTTGCAACTGCTAACATTCAACACCCTATAATCTTGTTATTTAAATGGATTTCCCCAATCACCGAATGTAGTTCATGACCCCTGTCGTATCTTCTGGGGTTGTTTTTCTGGTTTGGTAACATTGCTATGCGCTCATGCTGGCAGTGCGCTAAAATGTattgtctctgtccctcacgtgattctccctatgaagggCTTTGAGGCAAACCGCTGGCCTGGCACTGGCAAGTGTCACCGTCTGTTTTCATTAGGTTACATCCTATTTAGCAAAATATCTTGATGACGGCGGTTTTGCCGTGTAAACCATGTAGCGTAATTGGTTCTTTAGGACATCCGTTTCACACTTTTGTTTTATGGCTGTAGAAGTTGATGACCTTCATTATATTCTACTGGTTATCCTGTTAAACCCAAATGTGGCATTGATATTTGTAGATTTGCCTCTACTGCCTTTCAGATTTCAAGTTATGGATCCTGATGGAAATTTAGCAAAGCTGAAGCCTTTATGATTGTTTGTTTCCGGCCCTTCTGGTTTTTGTTTATTGAATTGGCTAAATTTGGTACAAAAATTGATCTCATCTGATGGCCAAAGGGTTTGAACATTTCTATGTCATGGCCTATAAAATTGTATTCAATTGTCATTTTATGCATTCAGGAGAGTGGTGTATTAAATGGGAAGTAATGCTAACAATTCTGTTTCCACAGCGGCTACGTTGCATCAGAGCCTCACTGACGAGGCAACAGCCACCACTGCCATCCCCCCGACAAGTGCCGCTCCGGCCACCCCTGCGTCTCCTGGCAACCCCGAGAGGGGAAACTACAATGTCACCAATGGCAATGGAACAGCCTGTCTTATGGCTCGCATGGGACTGCAGCTCAACGTCACTTTCCTCAGCACAGACAAGAAGGTGCGCACCCTCAGTCACACTTCTTTGTTTGCAGGCTGTTCGTCTCAGCCTCAGCCTAAGAGAGGGCCAGTGTGCTGCCTTCTGGCCTTTGGAGATGGTAtctgattatttatttacagtaaaCAGCTGAATCTTCCTCCATTTCCAAGTATTAGGAAAGTTGTGTAAATCGTTTAGTCTCATGATGAAAATATTTTGACCCCTTATGAGGGGTGCTCTTGTGTATGACAAGTCTTTTAATTTTTTgggtttctttttttagttttttttttttagttgtgtAGTCGTCATCCTCGTGATTTTCCCAAACTCTTGAAGCACTGGATGGGAGGATGTGCTTGGGGGCTGAGTTGTTGGATTGTGACTTATTGACATGTACTTCAGGATTTAATTATCATTGAATTTGAATATTTTCTTTGAAACATCAAATGTCAAAGCAAATGCCTCTCAATAGTTAACCTGGCTAAAATGATCACGTCTCACTACTAGCAAACTTGCCATCTTGCGAGTGCAGAAAAACAACACCATGTATGGATTTCCCCCCATATCTCCTTCCCACGTTGTCTGAAGAAATCAATAAATGAGTGCATGCGGAAATGCCTTTAAGGTTGGAAGGAAGGGATGTGGAAGGAGGGTAGGGAAGACTGGTTCCATTAAGAAAAAGGCTCTAGTGCTTTAACCTCACaaactcactgcactcacttaACCTGTGGAAGCGTTGCTTAATGAAATAGCAAGGCACAACTTGATCCATCATTatcctccctgtctttctcacaTTACCTATcgttgtgctgtgctgctgatgGGTGCTAACCTCACACATTTAATTAGCACCTAAGCCCACACAgcggtatgcatgtgtgtgcacggccTGGCATTCAAATATTTGCCTGTTGGTCAAAATAGACAGGCAATAGTTCTGCAGTTCCTTGACTGATTTGTCATTTGAAATTCTTGCCATTTTAGACTCGATTTCAGTAATGTGATCTGCTCTGACAGGTTTGCATGGTCATCGCCTGAACCTgttgtcttctttctttttttttttttaaaacgctGCAGACTGTCCAGGAGTTGGTGAATCTGCACCCCAACCAGACCAAGTTTGCTGGCTCCTGTGACGCAGACACCGCCACCCTCATCCTCATGGAGGATAAGACCAACCTCACCTTCTCCTTCTTACTGGTGAGTTCAGGAGCTGCAGGATGGTTCCTGTATAGTTCTGATGcccaaggagaaaaaaaaaaaactctgagaAATTAAGCTAGCCTCTACTTGTGGAGCATAATTACATCTTAATGTTGATTTGCGATGTGCTCTTAACCCCTTTGGAGAAAAGCAGCTACTGGCCTCATGTAATTGTTAGGTGCTGCTCCACATTCTGTAGAGAAAACTCTGACCACTAGGTGGAGCTATAGTCGCTAATGTtgtaatgttgttttatttaatttttttccaaTTCTGTACACGACCTGCATTTTAACTGCCATTTGCTTTTTTTCCAGAACACAACATCTAAGAAATATCACCTGAGCAGCTTGGCGCTATCAGCATCCTGGCCTGATATGGCTGGTGAGATCTGTGTAACATTTGTATGATAAACGCTGTAATGATGTATATAAACAGAACCTTCattcaagaaaacaaacaaacagacgtcATTTTGAGATGAATGTTTTCGGACCTGTGGGCTAAAACGTTACTGTGTCCCTTATGTCCTTAGCTCCATTGAGCGCCTCCAACTCCGGCCTGGACTACCTGAGGGGCACCCTGGGCCGCTCCTATATGTGTCGGGAGGAGCAGACCCTGAGCGTCGATCAGAACTTCTCACTCAACACCTACCAGCTGCAGGTGCAGCCCTTCGGTGTGAGCTCCGATCAGTTTGGTGAAGGtcagtctttcagtctctttcgAAACAAAAGACTTGGATTTTGGCTTTGTCGTGTTTATTCGCACCCATGGTGTTAATTTGACCAACCACAGTTCATTTTACTCTTCTAAGCATGTTCACCCATTATTCAGTGTCTGAGAAGAAGAGTTTTTTTTCCGGTGTTCAGATCTGATGAACTGTGAACTGTCCCCCCaccttcccccctcctctcctctcctccctacaGCTGAAGAGTGTGAGCTGGACGAGGACGACATGCTGATCCCCATCATCGTGGGCGCCGCGCTGTCCGGCCTGGTGCTCATAGTGCTCATGGCCTACCTGATTGGCCGCAAGAGGAGTCATGCTGGCTACCAGACCATCTGAGCACCGCCCTCTGATTTCTTATCTTAAAAAGCCAGGGAGCACAGCCAACCACCACCctatccccaccccaccctcaacCACCCTTAACCATCACCTGCTAGCCTCAGCCTCTTGCCCCATACACCCAC
Protein-coding regions in this window:
- the lamp1b gene encoding lysosome-associated membrane glycoprotein 1b → MIPHIRKQPLPVGITFIVVLAATLHQSLTDEATATTAIPPTSAAPATPASPGNPERGNYNVTNGNGTACLMARMGLQLNVTFLSTDKKTVQELVNLHPNQTKFAGSCDADTATLILMEDKTNLTFSFLLNTTSKKYHLSSLALSASWPDMAAPLSASNSGLDYLRGTLGRSYMCREEQTLSVDQNFSLNTYQLQVQPFGVSSDQFGEAEECELDEDDMLIPIIVGAALSGLVLIVLMAYLIGRKRSHAGYQTI